A DNA window from Myripristis murdjan chromosome 19, fMyrMur1.1, whole genome shotgun sequence contains the following coding sequences:
- the h1-0 gene encoding histone H1.0, which yields MAETGAAPAKTKKATKSKKAASHPKYSEMIKAAINDDKTRGGASRQSIQKYISSHYNVGNNCNLQTKLALKRLVASGIVRHTKGIGASGSFKLSKPSEAPKAKPAAKPKKAAKAPKPKKVAKPRKVTKTPTKTKKAKPTAKKVKKVTKKAPAPKPKKSPAKKPKATKPKTKKAKTAAKPKPKASKKAAAKKK from the coding sequence ATGGCTGAAACGGGGGCGGCACCAGCCAAAACTAAAAAGGCTACCAAGAGCAAGAAAGCTGCCTCTCATCCCAAATACTCCGAAATGATCAAGGCAGCCATCAACGACGACAAGACCAGAGGGGGAGCGTCCCGTCAAAGTATCCAGAAGTACATCAGCAGTCACTACAATGTGGGCAATAACTGCAATTTGCAGACCAAGCTGGCACTGAAGAGGCTGGTGGCATCGGGCATCGTGCGCCACACCAAAGGCATCGGTGCGTCCGGATCCTTCAAACTGAGCAAACCCAGCGAGGCACCGAAGGCAAAGCCAGCTGCCAAGCCAAAGAAGGCAGCAAAAGCCCCGAAACCCAAGAAGGTGGCCAAACCCAGGAAGGTCACCaagacgccaacaaaaaccaaGAAGGCAAAACCTACAGCgaagaaagtgaaaaaggtCACGAAAAAGGCGCCTGCACCGAAGCCCAAAAAGTCACCAGCGAAGAAACCCAAGGCAACGAAGCCCAAGACAAAGAAGGCAAAAACGGCCGCAAAGCCCAAGCCCAAGGCGTCCAAAAAGGCAGCAGCCAAAAAGAAGTAA